In Coccidioides posadasii str. Silveira chromosome 4, complete sequence, one genomic interval encodes:
- the PRT1 gene encoding Translation initiation factor 3 subunit b (BUSCO:50786at4751~EggNog:ENOG410PGHS~COG:J~BUSCO:2080at33183), giving the protein MAPSFDTLSEQDLHEEEVEIDFSDLKAQYEVRLEEGLDAFVVIDGLPIVPEESKPKLIKFLLKKLNTVGRTREDAIFMPLNEKGMSEGFAFVEYDTPEQAIAATKHLHGTPLDKKHTLAVNKLTDIDRYGREGRVDEEYTPPKIEPFQEKEHLRSWLGDPNARDQFAMYRGDKVGVFWNMKNNPPENVVDRDHWTQLFVQWSPLGTYLASVHPQGVQLWGGPQFGKQKQFPHPFVSLMEFSPGEKYLTTWSSRPIQLDGPPGALSYEEEGKNIIIWDITTGKPLRSFVSHELAAPVGPDGDAAQAKKKVQWPAFKWSADEKFVARMLPGQSISIYELPRMNLLDRTSVKIEGVMDFEWSPATVQREGVKQSEQLLSFWTPEIGSNPAKVGLMSIPSKEVVRTRNLFNVSDVKLHWQSQGAYVCVKVDRHSKSKKSLATNLEIFRVREKGVPVEVVDSLKDTVINFAWEPKGNRFVLITTGEVPTGTAVPPKTAVSFFAPEKTKSGAAGNFKLVRTIEKKTSNGIYWSPKGRFVVVATVHSQQHFDIDFWDLDFEGEKPENEKDLSANLQLMKTNEHFGVTDIDWDPTGRYVVSSASAWTHSLENGYHIHTFSGTTLAEHAVEKFKQLVWRPRPPTLLSKEEQKKVRRNLREYSREFDEEDKYAVDIANTAIVEMRKRLLNEWTAWLKKEKEMVEEEREVLGLPKYEEEPAAKPTPGAEDDTIVEEIVEEIIEESEEIVA; this is encoded by the exons ATGGCGCCAAGTTTTGATACTCTCTCGGAGCAAGACCTCCACGAGGAGGAGGTTGAGATCGACTTTTCAG ATCTGAAAGCGCAGTATGAGGTCCGACTGGAAGAGGGCCTCGACGCCTTTGTTGTGATCGACGGACTTCCAATCGTCCCCGAAGAAAGCAAACCAAAACtcatcaagttcttgttgaaaaAATTAAACACCGTCGGCAGAACGAGAGAAGATGCCATCTTCATGCCCCTCAACGAGAAGGGCATGTCTGAAGG CTTTGCCTTCGTTGAATACGACACCCCCGAACAGGCAATCGCCGCTACGAAACACCTACACGGCACTCCCCTGGATAAGAAGCATACGTTGGCAGTCAACAAGCTGACCGACATCGATCGCTATGGACGAGAGGGCCGTGTCGACGAGGAATATACCCCGCCAAAGATCGAGCCGTTCCAGGAGAAGGAGCATCTGCGATCCTGGCTCGGAGACCCCAACGCCCGTGACCAATTCGCCATGTACAGAGGCGACAAGGTCGGCGTTTTCTGGAACATGAAGAACAACCCGCCCGAGAACGTCGTCGACCGCGACCACTGGACTCAGCTCTTCGTGCAATGGTCTCCCCTCGGTACCTACCTCGCCTCCGTGCATCCCCAGGGCGTACAGCTGTGGGGCGGCCCCCAGTTCGGCAAACAGAAGCAGTTCCCTCATCCTTTCGTTTCTCTGATGGAATTCTCGCCCGGTGAAAAATACTTGACTACCTGGTCCAGCCGTCCGATCCAGCTTGACGGACCTCCCGGTGCGCTCTCCTACGAGGAGGAAGGGAAAAACATTATAATCTGGGACATCACGACCGGAAAGCCACTTCGATCATTCGTTTCCCACGAGCTCGCTGCTCCCGTTGGGCCTGACGGTGACGCTGCCCAGGCCAAGAAGAAGGTGCAGTGGCCGGCCTTCAAATGGTCGGCCGATGAGAAGTTTGTCGCTCGCATGCTCCCAGGCCAATCCATCTCCATCTACGAACTACCCCGCATGAATCTTCTAGATAGAACATCGGTCAAGATTGAAGGTGTCATGGACTTCGAATGGTCCCCAGCGACCGTTCAACGTGAAGGAGTCAAGCAGTCTGAACAGCTACTCTCCTTCTGGACCCCTGAGATCGGTAGCAATCCTGCCAAGGTCGGCTTGATGAGCATCCCCTCCAAGGAAGTTGTCCGAACACGAAATCTTTTCAATGTTTCCGATGTCAAGTTACATTGGCAATCCCAGGGAGCATACGTCTGCGTCAAGGTCGACAGACATTCCAAGTCCAAGAAGTCGTTGGCCACCAACCTCGAGATCTTCCGTGTTCGCGAGAAAGGTGTCCCCGTCGAAGTCGTCGACTCGCTGAAGGATACCGTCATTAACTTCGCTTGGGAGCCTAAGGGCAACCGCTTCGTTCTCATCACCACTGGAGAGGTACCTACTGGCACCGCTGTTCCCCCGAAAACTGCAGTCTCGTTTTTCGCTCCCGAGAAGACAAAGAGTGGTGCTGCTGGTAACTTCAAACTCGTTCGTACCATCGAAAAGAAGACTAGTAACGGCATTTACTGGTCACCTAAGGGTAGATTCGTCGTTGTTGCTACTGTCCACTCTCAACAGCACTTCGATATTGATTTCTGGGATCTCGACTTTGAAGGCGAGAAGCCGGAAAATGAGAAGGATTTGAGTGCAAACCTGCAGCTAATGAAGACTAACGAGCACTTTGGCGTCACTGATATTGATTGGGACCCAACAGGTCGTTATGTTGTCTCTAGCGCCAGTGCCTGGACTCACTCG CTCGAAAACGGGTACCATATCCACACCTTCTCCGGAACCACACTCGCAGAACATGCTGTTGAGAAATTCAAGCAACTAGTCTGGCGCCCACGACCTCCAACACTTCTCTCCAAGGAGGAACAAAAGAAGGTCCGACGAAACCTCCGTGAGTACTCCCGCGAATTCGACGAAGAAGACAAGTACGCCGTCGACATCGCGAACACCGCTATTGTCGAGATGCGTAAGAGACTGCTTAACGAATGGACCGCCTGGctcaagaaggagaaggagatgGTCGAAGAGGAGCGTGAAGTTCTGGGACTGCCCAAGTACGAAGAAGAACCGGCTGCCAAACCTACTCCCGGTGCCGAAGACGATACTATTGTGGAAGAAATTGTGGAAGAGATCATCGAGGAATCGGAGGAGATTGTTGCATGA
- a CDS encoding uncharacterized protein (EggNog:ENOG410PSV0~COG:S) — MSERGLPPCLEEQGHATLLPSEPASIPSVGQCNCGVDSNTGSLLNSSGWTLLDVEGSTQPAWFKKLVEDESDGSLPGVLVYEEALDLSYLDDRDPVIIRANMASADVPSAPPLSHILETVLYVRDVQVSAKFYTDVLQTPPFIVMDNVAGFALGTTTLLLFKLGGTDDDRTRPGGMIPKHGPTKPLSSVLMSARPSASDDLVPNLRQHFCFAVSDPGAVKLWDERLQKLGIKIRSRMDWQAGGKSVYFEDPDGHVGEIGSRGLWAHYPLEDD; from the exons ATGAGTGAGCGTGGCCTGCCG CCATGCCTTGAGGAACAAGGACACGCGACGCTTCTCCCCAGCGAACCCGCGTCGATCCCGTCGGTCGGTCAATGTAACTGCGGAGTCGACAGCAATACGGGCTCACTACTAAACAGCAGTGGCTGGACTTTGCTGGATGTCGAAGGCTCGACCCAGCCCGCCTGGTTCAAAAAGCTCGTCGAAGACGAGAGCGATGGGAGCTTGCCTGGTGTTCTGGTCTACGAGGAAGCGCTTGACTTGAGCTACCTTGACGACAGAGACCCTGTGATCATCCGAGCGAACATGGCTTCTGCAGACGTTCCCTCGGCCCCTCCGCTATCCCACATCCTTGAAACCGTCCTCTATGTGCGCGACGTCCAGGTGTCAGCCAAATTCTACACAGACGTGCTTCAGACACCACCCTTTATTGTCATG GACAACGTGGCCGGTTTCGCCCTCGGCACCACGACTCTTCTACTCTTCAAACTGGGCGGAACAGACGATGACCGCACCAGACCCGGCGGTATGATTCCGAAGCATGGCCCCACGAAACCGCTTTCCTCTGTTCTCATGTCGGCCCGGCCGAGTGCCAGTGACGACTTGGTGCCGAATCTTAGACAGCATTTCTGCTTTGCCGTTTCCGACCCGGGAGCCGTGAAGCTGTGGGATGAGAGGCTACAGAAACTCGGCATAAAGATCAGGTCAAGAATGGACTGGCAAGCCGGAGGGAAGAGTGTCTACTTTGAAGATCCGGATGGTCATGTTGGTGAGATTGGCTCGAGGGGGCTTTGGGCTCATTATCCTTTGGAGGACGACTGA
- a CDS encoding uncharacterized protein (EggNog:ENOG410PFU0~COG:E,O~MEROPS:MER0002010): MVAGAPTEHALTVDMLSESGKTLWREIETTIPNATVSDFFVKPREHFRRSDSEWDHIVHGSSIEGGFSTAGGAHESLEKYGLRVKVVDPSKLGVDSGVKQYSGYLDDHGSGKHLFFWFFESRNDPKKDPIVLWLNGGPGCSSMTGLFMELGPSRVDQNLKLVHNPYAWNSKASILFLDQPVNTGFSYSDTPVSDTVSASKDVYAFLKMWFKQFPEYSTLPLHIAGESYAGHYIPQYASDILEHGGINLKSIMIGNGITDPKTQAAGYEPTGCGKGGYPAVLSPGICTQLERALPECQQAIQACYDTMDTRTCINSANTCNSYFINLFPPTRNIYDIRYPCKDRTNRCYPILGWITRWLNQPNVIEAVGAEVRRFEACSSKVHLAFFNSGDTSRPYHRKVPGILAKIPVLIYAGDADYSCSWIGNRMWVEALDWPGRAEFVAQPLKDIKIGRKKYGKFKSYKNLALLRINQAGHFVPYDQPAVALDFFTKWITGKLK; the protein is encoded by the exons ATGGTTGCAGGTGCTCCGACTGAGCATGCACTTACGGTTGACATGCTCTCTGAATCAGGCAAGACCCTGTGGAGGGAGATCGAAACTACCATCCCCAATGCAACGGTGTCTGATTTCTTCGTCAAGCCAAGAGAGCATTTTCGGCGATCTGACAGCGAGTGGGATCATATTGTTCATGGATCTAGCATCGAGGGAGGCTTCTCTACCGCCGGCGGTGCCCACGAAAGCCTTGAAAAGTACGGTCTCAGAGTGAAAGTTGTCGACCCAAGCAAGCTTGGAGTTGATTCCGGTGTCAAGCAATACAGTGGCTATCTCGACGACCATGGCAGCGGAAAGCatcttttcttct GGTTCTTTGAATCTCGAAATGACCCAAAGAAGGACCCTATCGTGTTGTGGCTCAATGGCGGCCCTGGATGTTCATCTATGACCGGCCTTTTCATGGAACTCGGCCCTTCACGAGTCGATCAGAATCTCAAGCTTGTGCATAACCCATATGCATGGAACAGCAAAGCCTCCATTCTTTTCCTTGATCAGCCCGTTAATACGGGGTTTTCCTATAGTGATACCCCAGTCAGCGATACCGTCTCGGCTTCCAAAGACGTCTATGCCTTTTTGAAAATGTGGTTCAAGCAGTTTCCGGAGTACTCTACTCTCCCTTTGCACATTGCTGGCGAATCCTATGCAGGCCACTACATCCCTCAATATGCTTCGGATATCCTTGAGCATGGAGGCATCAACCTCAAGTCCATCATGATTGGTAACGGAATTACTGACCCTAAAACTCAAGCTGCCGGTTACGAACCGACGGGCTGCGGCAAGGGCGGATACCCTGCTGTCCTCAGCCCAGGCATCTGCACCCAGCTAGAACGCGCTCTTCCCGAATGCCAGCAAGCCATACAAGCCTGCTACGATACCATGGACACGCGCACCTGCATCAATTCCGCCAATACCTGCAACTCATATTTCATTAACCTTTTCCCACCCACCCGCAATATCTACGACATACGCTACCCGTGCAAGGACCGGACCAACCGCTGCTATCCCATCCTGGGTTGGATCACCCGCTGGCTCAACCAGCCAAACGTCATTGAGGCCGTAGGCGCCGAAGTCCGTAGGTTCGAAGCCTGCAGTAGCAAGGTTCACCTTGCTTTTTTCAACAGCGGTGACACGTCTCGTCCATACCACCGCAAGGTTCCCGGTATCCTCGCGAAGATCCCAGTCCTTATCTATGCTGGAGATGCGGACTATTCCTGCAGCTGGATTGGCAACCGGATGTGGGTTGAGGCTCTCGACTGGCCTGGTAGGGCTGAGTTCGTCGCTCAGCCGCTGAAGGATATCAAGATAGGTCGTAAGAAGTACGGCAAGTTCAAGTCCTATAAGAATCTTGCCTTATTGCGTATTAACCAGGCTGGCCACTTTGTCCCCTATGATCAGCCAGCGGTAGCTTTGGATTTCTTCACTAAATGGATCACTGGTAAGCTGAAGTAG
- a CDS encoding uncharacterized protein (EggNog:ENOG410PNS5~COG:K~BUSCO:13625at33183), with protein sequence MALPSDVKESYVRIIDEILAGSDLNTVSEKRIRRGLQDATGNDLTPYKAEIKELIMQRFDIFADLAESGADMTAAVATGPAVPVTSVSAGPSSRKRSPDAESPSEGTERYPPQKKRKSDLIDADAAFAAKLQAEENSRARPTRAAKKAAPSKKKKPAAKSKTSKKVKASDDSELEGSASEKKKEVNRSGGFHKPLNLSPALSALFDGEISLSRPQSVKRIWKYIHDHGLQDPSDRRQIRCDERMRAVFKQDRVHMFTMTKILNQNLYNPDE encoded by the exons ATGGCCT TGCCGTCCGATGTCAAAGAGTCCTACGTCAGGATCATCGATGAGATCTTGGCCGGTAGCGACCTGAACACAGTCTCCGAGAAGCGAATTCGCAGAGGCCTACAGGATGCCACCGGGAACGATCTTACGCCGTACAAG GCCGAAATCAAAGAATTGATCATGCAGCGATTTGATATCTTTGCAGATCTGGCAGAATCGGGTGCAGATATGACTGCGGCTGTCGCTACGGGACCAGCCGTCCCTGTCACTTCCGTGTCGGCGGGACCGTCCAGCAGGAAACGGAGCCCGGACGCGGAAAGTCCCTCGGAAGGGACCGAAAGATATCCGCcgcaaaagaaaaggaagtcTGACCTCATTGACGCCGACGCCGCGTTTGCCGCAAAATTGCAAGCGGAAGAGAACTCGCGAGCACGACCAACCCGAGCCGCGAAGAAAGCCGCGCCgtccaagaagaaaaagcccGCAGCCAAATCCAAAACGTCGAAAAAGGTCAAGGCGTCAGACGACTCTGAGCTTGAGGGCTCGGCGtccgaaaagaaaaaggaagtCAATAGAAGTGGAGGGTTTCAT AAACCGCTTAATCTATCTCCTGCGCTTTCTGCCCTTTTTGACGGTGAGATCTCT CTCTCTCGACCACAGTCGGTAAAGAGAATATGGAAGTATATCCACGACCATGGTCTCCAGGATCCTTCCGATCGTCGTCAAATCAGGTGTGATGAGCGCATGCGTGCTGTTTTCAAGCAAGATCGCGTGCATATGTTTACTATGACGAAAATCCTCAACCAGAACCTTTACAATCCTGATGAATAA
- a CDS encoding uncharacterized protein (EggNog:ENOG410PPKF~COG:Q~BUSCO:12921at33183), translated as MASNPPQECCGRGFKHEGNPAGEIKEINGTRTYFSYPAGNQNPDHAILYLSDIMGIYSNSQLLADSLASQGYLVMMPDFFRGEPWTLNSDMSKLMGWVRNFQPKDIDPIVEAAVKYLREEKGYKKIAAVGYCFGAKYVCRFMKQGKIDVGFIAHPSFVTDEELAGITGPLSIAAAETDRVFPTELRHKSEEILKKTGLPYQINLFSGVEHGFAARADLSQRQAVFARDQAFNQAVTWFKWHL; from the exons ATGGCTTCCAATCCTCCTCAAGAGTGCTGCGGGCGGGGTTTCAAGCACGAAGGCAACCCCGCGGGAGAGATCAAAGAGATCAACGGCA CCCGAACCTACTTCTCCTATCCCGCAGGGAACCAGAATCCCGACCATGCCATCCTCTACCTCTCCGATATCATGGGCATCTACTCCAACAGCCAGCTCCTGGCCGACTCCCTCGCCTCGCAGGGCTATCTGGTCATGATGCCCGATTTCTTCCGCGGGGAGCCATGGACGCTTAATAGCGACATGTCAAAGCTCATGGGGTGGGTACGTAACTTCCAGCCGAAGGACATCGATCCCATCGTCGAAGCGGCCGTCAAATACCTGCGCGAAGAGAAGGGGTACAAGAAGATTGCGGCTGTTGGATACTGCTTTGGTGCAAAG TATGTCTGCCGCTTCATGAAGCAAGGCAAAATCGACGTTGGCTTTATCGCGCATCCTTCTTTTGTCACTGATGAGGAGCTCGCTGGGATAACGGGTCCCCTATCCATCGCTGCAGCAG AAACTGATCGCGTATTCCCCACTGAGCTCCGGCACAAATCCGAGGAGATCCTTAAGAAGACCGGTCTTCCTTACCAGATCAACCTATTCAGCGGGGTTGAGCATGGATTTGCTGCGCGCGCGGACCTGAGCCAGAGGCAGGCCGTGTTTGCGCGGGACCAGGCGTTCAACCAGGCTGTAACTTGGTTCAAGTGGCATCTGTGA
- the RYP3 gene encoding Velvet complex subunit ryp3 (EggNog:ENOG410PHB7~COG:S~BUSCO:10509at33183) encodes MYPLEQDRPHGTFDQVRPYAPPAPYPGAGAPPPPPPPAARAQLPPAAARPPPPVSTVWNGRIYSLEVVQQPIRARMCGFGDKDRRPITPPPCVRLRVLDANTHKEIDVTEIDTSFFVLSVDLWNADGNREVNLVRHSATSPSISTASPSSFPPPAQIPQYPPYGHPSSMYGQPAAYPQYYAGQPAYGEPSMPYAPNPGQMYYPVAPGYYQSSQGMTPQSVLPPQLAPTQPTGMFTRNLIGSLSASAFKLTDPENKLGIWFILQDLSVRTEGAFRLKMNFVNVGTDPADPSSESSGPILNHGSAPVLASVFSDVFHVFSAKKFPGVIESTPLSKCFAIQGIKIPIRKDGVKGRGAAAIAALAKDRDGEGEEWDE; translated from the exons ATGTACCCGCTCGAGCAGGACAGGCCTCACGGTACCTTCGACCAGGTCCGCCCCTACGCTCCTCCCGCTCCATACCCCGGCGCTGGCGctccgcctccgcctcctccaCCTGCCGCCCGCGCCCAGCTCCCTCCCGCCGCCGCTCGCCCTCCGCCTCCCGTGTCCACCGTCTGGAATGGCCGCATCTATAGTCTCGAGGTCGTCCAGCAGCCCATTCGCGCTCGCATGTGCGGCTTCGGCGACAAG GATCGCCGCCCCATCACCCCTCCGCCGTGCGTCCGTCTGAGAGTCCTGGATGCAAACACCCACAAGGAGATCGATGTCAC TGAAATCGACACGTCCTTCTTTGTCCTCTCCGTAGACCTCTGGAATGCAGACGGAAACCGCGAGGTCAACCTCGTCAGGCACTCCGCGACCTCTCCCTCCATCTCCACCGCCAGCCCTTCCTCCTTCCCGCCTCCCGCCCAGATCCCTCAATACCCCCCTTACGGCCACCCTTCCTCCATGTATGGCCAGCCCGCCGCATACCCCCAGTACTACGCCGGCCAACCCGCGTACGGCGAACCCAGCATGCCCTACGCGCCCAACCCGGGCCAGATGTACTATCCCGTCGCCCCGGGCTACTACCAGAGCTCTCAGGGCATGACGCCTCAGTCCGTCCTGCCGCCCCAGCTCGCCCCTACCCAGCCAACCGGCATGTTCACGCGTAACCTCATCGGCAGCCTCAGTGCGAGCGCCTTCAAGTTGACAGACCCCGAGAACAAGCTTGGAATCTGGTTCATCCTGCAGGACCTAAGCGTCCGCACTGAAGGAGCTTTCAG ACTGAAGATGAACTTCGTGAATGTGGGCACGGATCCCGCCGATCCTTCCAGCGAGTCTTCGGGCCCCATTTTAAACCATGGCTCCGCCCCCGTGCTAGCAAGCGTCTTCTCAGATGTATTCCATGTCTTCTCCGCGAAGAAGTTCCCCGGCGTCATCGAGAGCACTCCACTCAGCAAGTGCTTCGCCATCCAGGGAATCAAAATCCCCATCCGCAAGGACGGCGTCAAGGGTAGAGGCGCCGCCGCGATAGCGGCTCTTGCAAAGGATCGCGACGGCGAAGGAGAAGAGTGGGATGAGTAG
- a CDS encoding uncharacterized protein (EggNog:ENOG410PW89~COG:G,M~BUSCO:10129at33183) yields the protein MSAIKFLITGATSGLGGSVLSTLYKHISPSDRSCIAAASSRQEASGKLQSDYPGIQFRTLDFDDKTQMVQALNGVERFFFVSSPEPDSPKREKQHANAVEAAKEARVNYVYYASLAFGGYESNSKVGLQQAHLVTERLLQESGLRYTSVRMGVYTDAFPFFISWYPGTTTIYQAADGPVALTSREELGEATANLMMRDPATLSFKNNIALLTASRTYTFTDVVQAVAQACDQEINIEKVSREEFPRILAAEDAKDGRGGKPKEFFDSWLVFMDAIAAGEAKTVDPLMGELLGREPKDAMQHVQQLIKDGLDQGGYTWHQNYAKR from the exons ATGTCTGCAATCAAATTCCTCATCACCGGTGCAACGTCCGGCCTGGGCGGTTCCGTGCTTTCTACCCTCTACAAGCACATTTCTCCCAGCGACAGGTCCTGCATCGCAGCCGCGTCCTCCCGTCAAGAAGCGTCCGGGAAGCTGCAGAGTGATTATCCCGGCATCCAGTTCCGAACACTGGATTTTGACGACAAGACGCAGATGGTGCAAGCCCTGAACGGGGTGGAAAGGTTCTTCTTCGTGTCTAGCCCCGAGCCGGATAGCCCAAAGAGAGAGAAGCAGCATGCAAACGCGGTGGAGGCTGCGAAAGAAGCCCGGGTGAACTAT GTGTATTATGCCAGTTTGGCCTTTGGCGGGTACGAATCGAACAGCAAGGTTGGGCTGCAACAGGCCCATTTGGTGACGGAACGATTGCTCCAAGA ATCCGGACTGCGCTATACGTCAGTCCGTATGGGCGTCTACACGGATGCGTTCCCCTTCTTTATCTCGTGGTACCCGGGCACCACGACGATCTACCAGGCAGCCGACGGGCCAGTGGCATTGACGTCGAGAGAGGAACTTGGCGAGGCCACGGCAAATTTGATGATGCGCGACCCTGCAACCTTGTCTTTCAAGAACAACATCGCTCTCCTCACGGCATCACGCACGTACACGTTCACCGACGTGGTGCAGGCCGTGGCCCAGGCCTGCGACCAAGAGATCAACATCGAAAAGGTATCCAGAGAAGAGTTTCCGCGCATCCTCGCCGCAGAAGACGCGAAGGACGGCAGAGGTGGAAAGCCCAAGGAGTTCTTCGATTCCTGGCTGGTTTTCATGGATGCGATCGCGGCGGGGGAAGCGAAGACGGTGGATCCGCTGATGGGCGAATTGCTTGGGCGAGAACCAAAGGATGCCATGCAGCATGTACAGCAGCTTATCAAGGATGGGTTGGACCAGGGAGGGTACACGTGGCATCAGAATTACGCGAAGCGTTGA